One window of Botrimarina mediterranea genomic DNA carries:
- a CDS encoding CAP domain-containing protein, translating to MKHFLRALVMVIVVGHYANAALLSVNTSSRQDSLAAYYNLYAPTTYVPTGWTTTGLSDPGTTSAAFQNAVITRVNYYRTMAGVPAITHNATYTQRAQAAAHLISANNRSSHNPTSDWLYYTTTALQGAQRSNLYLGSSGIAAIDGYMRGPGSTNFSVGHRRWVLNPPAKQFGVGDVSATTGRAQANALYVVDVASNAPHPATRDGYVAWPPPGYVPYNVVFPRWHFSKQGVDFSAATVSLTLGGLTVPAAVIARGTENLMGYLSFNVNNLSDFATFPKPTADQRYRVTIQNARVNGVAQTFSYNVTLFDPVTIAGDYNFDGVVNAADYTTIRDDLGTRYTQTDLATWRASYGDRASTTAVAVPEPSGLGFALVAAAAAAPARRRTATRPASRA from the coding sequence ATGAAACATTTCCTTCGCGCGCTGGTTATGGTGATCGTCGTCGGTCACTACGCGAATGCCGCCCTGCTGTCGGTCAACACCTCCAGCCGACAGGATTCGCTTGCCGCGTATTACAACCTGTACGCACCGACCACGTACGTGCCGACGGGCTGGACCACAACGGGCCTTAGCGATCCCGGCACAACGAGCGCCGCGTTTCAGAACGCCGTCATCACGCGCGTCAACTATTACCGCACGATGGCGGGCGTGCCGGCGATCACGCACAACGCGACCTACACACAGCGCGCCCAGGCCGCCGCGCACCTAATCAGCGCAAACAACCGCTCCAGCCATAACCCGACCAGCGACTGGCTCTACTACACCACCACCGCGCTGCAAGGCGCCCAACGCTCGAACCTCTACCTTGGCTCCAGCGGCATCGCCGCCATCGACGGCTACATGCGCGGACCGGGTTCGACGAACTTCTCCGTCGGCCACCGGCGCTGGGTCCTCAACCCACCCGCCAAGCAGTTCGGCGTCGGCGACGTCTCCGCGACCACCGGCCGCGCCCAAGCTAACGCCCTCTATGTCGTCGATGTGGCCTCCAACGCGCCACACCCCGCGACGCGCGACGGCTACGTCGCTTGGCCGCCGCCCGGCTACGTCCCCTACAACGTCGTCTTCCCTCGCTGGCACTTCTCGAAGCAGGGCGTCGATTTCTCCGCCGCGACCGTCTCGCTGACCCTCGGCGGCCTGACCGTCCCCGCCGCGGTCATTGCCCGCGGGACCGAAAACCTCATGGGCTACCTCAGCTTTAACGTCAACAACCTGAGTGACTTCGCCACCTTCCCAAAACCGACGGCTGACCAGCGTTACCGGGTCACCATCCAGAACGCCCGTGTGAACGGCGTCGCTCAAACGTTCAGCTACAACGTGACGCTGTTCGACCCCGTCACGATCGCCGGCGACTACAACTTCGATGGCGTGGTCAACGCCGCTGACTACACGACCATCCGTGACGACCTGGGGACCCGCTACACCCAGACCGACCTCGCGACATGGCGGGCGTCCTACGGCGACCGAGCCTCAACCACGGCGGTGGCGGTCCCCGAGCCGTCTGGCCTGGGCTTCGCCCTCGTGGCCGCCGCCGCCGCGGCGCCAGCACGCCGCCGGACTGCAACGAGGCCGGCTTCCCGGGCGTGA
- a CDS encoding SHD1 domain-containing protein: MRAFCRLPAAVSLILLIGGEQCLGQEVTVQITNADEIVASLPDTSLVQDVLRDIDHDLSSVAFHRDARSITPQVLANQLIRLAAPDSVSNSSFAVRNGVATFRLSPVEDFGAFLESIDYGEVVSSDASERIVRVKVDVEELQVDKLMARAEKKGDDEADHLDELLSGNSRSPRASMNFGGGPNLPGMSENPDVTERLGADFAEGDYVEILLQGKPHVGTILAVEEGTFGKAQAHVRLTDTKPLQKQLKRSLQRRLEKAEEFAFWAPADRLRKLPGAPAVAAEERTWQDATGKFKVAATYQKRDGDAVVLKLSNGKETKVPLAKLSDADRAYVDQLQETTENPFAEKQTAGQSLRADWSGVKRIGLSNSSKWRWKPPAVPQPKAAATSADRIDLDTPAGEGPFGAKLLELSIAPDGGSAVAVMETGHINTRTHLQRLDLKTGAADALIDCPLESRVLDASPSERLVALTTEDVGDNSTRLFIKKLVDGTLEPVTDFDADVPDSFHHGIDAARILDSSRVLVCSKSDHWTIWDFTTGKAVYTFELRTAFSPCIAIDPSGRYLFAGGMNAIVVIDLDAGKQVASLAHRFMRLGEISIDNRLKRLAISSGDNLYTVDLDTGNVTNALFGFPYDSDVDFLGKFLLVENRYIVAPEYPIFLWQYVMADGASYDNHATLRGRKLWYASRHGERSGASWSISSIPVPHEAVRDKFAELGDLDDLIILKVNDPVTIVADTDLDAATETRLVEAITKTFRAAGYKIVAAGEADDGAKEVMVTCKKASEPVTVQIGDPNAKPPKTDDRPEKDQPAHRNLPAWALLNSGPRGASFGWMWKEHTITPYQSSISIRLGDKEIWSDGHKVREGQRYWPIGKETPQDVITRITQPNTERLLELSLPAQMCKPGPVGGTYGASLLSADGIVSDYLGENQER, translated from the coding sequence ATGCGCGCCTTTTGCCGACTACCTGCGGCCGTCTCGCTCATTCTATTGATCGGTGGCGAGCAATGCCTCGGGCAAGAGGTCACCGTTCAGATCACCAACGCCGACGAGATCGTCGCTTCGTTGCCCGACACATCGCTTGTGCAGGATGTGCTTAGAGACATTGACCATGACTTGTCGTCCGTGGCGTTTCACCGTGACGCCCGTTCGATCACGCCACAGGTGCTGGCGAATCAGCTGATTCGTCTGGCCGCACCCGACTCGGTATCGAATTCCAGTTTTGCGGTCCGCAATGGAGTCGCGACCTTCCGCTTGAGCCCCGTGGAAGACTTCGGCGCGTTCCTCGAATCGATCGACTACGGCGAGGTTGTCTCATCTGATGCTTCCGAACGAATCGTCAGAGTGAAGGTCGACGTCGAAGAACTGCAGGTTGACAAGCTCATGGCGCGGGCCGAGAAGAAGGGCGACGACGAGGCCGACCATCTCGATGAACTGCTGAGCGGCAATTCGCGATCCCCAAGAGCGTCGATGAATTTTGGCGGCGGGCCTAACCTACCTGGCATGTCTGAAAATCCAGATGTCACCGAGCGACTCGGAGCCGATTTTGCGGAAGGCGATTACGTCGAGATCCTCCTGCAAGGCAAGCCGCACGTCGGGACGATCCTCGCCGTTGAGGAAGGAACCTTCGGGAAAGCGCAGGCTCATGTCCGACTGACCGACACGAAGCCGCTCCAGAAGCAGCTGAAGCGTTCGCTTCAACGACGCCTCGAGAAGGCCGAAGAGTTTGCGTTCTGGGCCCCGGCCGATCGTCTACGCAAGCTGCCCGGGGCGCCCGCTGTCGCAGCGGAAGAACGCACGTGGCAGGACGCCACCGGCAAATTCAAGGTAGCAGCTACCTACCAGAAGCGTGACGGAGATGCCGTCGTGCTGAAACTCTCCAACGGTAAAGAGACCAAAGTCCCGCTTGCCAAACTCTCTGACGCCGACCGTGCGTACGTCGATCAACTGCAAGAGACCACCGAAAATCCCTTCGCAGAGAAGCAGACAGCAGGCCAGTCGCTGCGGGCCGACTGGAGCGGGGTCAAGCGAATCGGCCTCAGCAACTCCAGCAAGTGGCGATGGAAACCGCCCGCGGTTCCGCAGCCGAAGGCAGCCGCGACATCGGCCGATCGAATCGACCTCGACACGCCGGCGGGCGAAGGCCCGTTCGGAGCGAAATTGCTCGAACTGTCGATCGCGCCCGACGGGGGTTCGGCCGTCGCGGTCATGGAGACGGGACACATCAACACCCGGACACACCTGCAGCGACTTGACCTAAAGACCGGCGCCGCCGACGCTCTGATCGATTGCCCTTTAGAGAGCCGCGTTCTCGACGCTTCTCCCAGTGAAAGACTCGTCGCGTTGACGACCGAAGATGTCGGCGACAATTCTACCCGGCTCTTCATCAAGAAGCTCGTTGACGGGACACTCGAGCCGGTCACCGATTTCGACGCCGACGTTCCCGACAGTTTCCATCACGGTATCGACGCCGCTCGAATCCTGGACAGCTCGCGGGTACTGGTCTGCAGCAAGTCGGACCATTGGACGATCTGGGACTTTACTACTGGAAAGGCGGTCTACACTTTCGAGCTGAGAACGGCCTTTAGCCCCTGCATCGCAATCGACCCCTCGGGGCGCTACCTCTTCGCTGGTGGAATGAATGCGATAGTCGTAATCGATCTCGACGCCGGCAAGCAAGTCGCCTCACTGGCTCACCGCTTCATGCGACTCGGCGAGATATCGATCGACAACCGGCTCAAAAGGCTGGCCATCAGCAGCGGGGACAACCTGTACACGGTCGATCTCGACACCGGCAACGTCACCAACGCGCTGTTCGGGTTCCCCTACGACAGCGATGTCGATTTCCTCGGCAAGTTCTTGCTGGTGGAGAACCGCTATATCGTCGCTCCCGAGTACCCGATCTTCCTCTGGCAGTACGTCATGGCCGACGGCGCGTCGTACGACAACCACGCCACGCTGCGTGGCCGCAAGTTGTGGTACGCGTCACGACATGGCGAGCGGAGCGGCGCCTCATGGTCGATCTCATCGATCCCCGTGCCACACGAAGCCGTGCGGGACAAGTTTGCCGAGCTAGGCGACCTCGATGACTTGATCATTCTTAAAGTCAACGACCCGGTTACGATCGTGGCCGATACGGACCTGGACGCGGCGACCGAGACGCGTCTCGTCGAAGCGATCACCAAGACTTTCCGGGCCGCCGGCTACAAGATCGTCGCCGCCGGAGAGGCCGACGATGGCGCCAAGGAAGTGATGGTCACCTGCAAGAAGGCGTCGGAGCCGGTCACCGTCCAGATCGGCGACCCCAACGCCAAACCGCCCAAAACGGACGATCGCCCCGAGAAGGATCAACCCGCCCACCGAAACTTGCCCGCTTGGGCGCTGCTGAATTCCGGACCCCGCGGCGCGTCTTTCGGCTGGATGTGGAAGGAGCACACCATCACCCCCTATCAATCATCGATCTCGATCCGGCTCGGCGACAAGGAGATCTGGAGCGACGGTCACAAGGTCCGTGAAGGCCAGCGGTACTGGCCGATCGGCAAGGAAACCCCGCAAGACGTTATTACTCGCATCACTCAGCCCAACACCGAGCGACTACTCGAACTGTCCTTACCGGCGCAGATGTGTAAGCCCGGCCCCGTCGGGGGCACGTACGGCGCATCGCTCTTGAGCGCCGACGGCATCGTTTCAGATTACCTAGGCGAAAACCAAGAAAGGTAG
- a CDS encoding topoisomerase II, translated as MPRRKSALQQKIDELTKKLASMREEALKRAGYKEFGTSQVASFHGIIGGKNNTYVDAIREIFLSPSQFIAEWKEGALEEAESRDARDRETYGRLYQNAAVHRIIRLLKDPLVNSYVETFLERNFCRQYHARTRVKPEDALWELWFGAKNQEYGLFITPRYDEIWENDVSEIRRVSFDYWTIEHVLTSGLIVPKKKRIHKIKDLDHLFDLYQDVFIRSTGSSYSKAFGHRYEEYVREQKFPLAVPFMIPEFRYEGASTSHKYRLDFTILSANRGCKVGIELSPWSTHGRVLAKKKLQASGGESAVEKERIRKWEADTTKRNSYFKQYGITTLTFTNSDLKNIHECFANVVEYLQSTGSKRRALPDVQSRIVGYKLGS; from the coding sequence ATGCCTCGACGGAAAAGCGCTCTCCAGCAGAAAATCGACGAACTAACCAAGAAACTTGCGAGCATGCGCGAAGAGGCGTTGAAGCGCGCGGGCTACAAAGAGTTCGGCACCAGTCAAGTCGCTAGCTTCCACGGGATCATCGGGGGCAAGAACAACACATACGTCGATGCAATCCGGGAGATCTTCTTGTCGCCCTCGCAGTTCATCGCGGAATGGAAAGAGGGAGCACTTGAGGAAGCCGAAAGCCGAGACGCACGCGATCGAGAGACCTACGGTCGGCTTTACCAGAATGCCGCCGTTCACCGTATTATTCGCCTTCTGAAGGACCCCCTGGTCAATTCCTACGTCGAAACCTTCTTAGAACGCAACTTTTGCCGTCAGTACCACGCGCGCACACGAGTGAAGCCGGAAGATGCACTATGGGAGTTGTGGTTTGGAGCAAAGAATCAAGAGTATGGCCTCTTCATCACGCCCCGGTATGACGAAATCTGGGAAAACGATGTCAGCGAGATCAGACGAGTTTCCTTCGATTACTGGACTATCGAACATGTTCTTACGAGCGGGTTGATCGTTCCCAAGAAAAAGAGAATTCATAAGATCAAGGACTTGGACCATCTGTTTGACTTGTACCAGGATGTCTTCATACGATCCACAGGCTCTTCCTACTCAAAAGCGTTTGGGCATCGATACGAAGAGTATGTGCGTGAACAGAAATTCCCATTGGCAGTTCCATTTATGATTCCGGAGTTCCGCTACGAGGGCGCTTCCACAAGTCACAAGTATCGACTCGACTTCACCATCCTCTCCGCCAATCGTGGTTGCAAGGTGGGAATTGAACTGAGTCCATGGTCCACGCATGGCCGCGTACTAGCAAAAAAGAAATTACAGGCTAGTGGAGGGGAAAGTGCTGTAGAGAAGGAGCGAATCCGAAAATGGGAGGCGGATACAACGAAGCGGAACAGCTATTTCAAGCAATACGGCATCACTACCCTCACCTTCACAAACAGCGATCTTAAGAACATCCACGAATGCTTTGCAAACGTCGTCGAGTACCTACAGTCTACCGGTAGCAAACGTCGAGCGTTGCCTGACGTTCAAAGCCGGATTGTCGGCTACAAGTTAGGCAGTTAG
- a CDS encoding aminotransferase class V-fold PLP-dependent enzyme produces the protein MKLAESTAALLPESIRDDFPILAQTVHGDKQLVFLDSAASSQRPRQVIDAIVRCYEHEYANVHRGIHVLSERATDGYELARRKAQEFLGAEHAHEVIFTAGTTASINTVARSWGDANVGAGDEILLTPMEHHSNLVPWFQLADRTGAVIKHLPMTDDGRLEVDRLGEFLTTKTKLFAFTAVSNTLGTVNPVAKLCRQARAAGVVTLVDAAQSAPHLPTDVRAWDCDFLALSGHKMCGPSGVGLLYGREALLDAMPPFLGGGSMINRVYDDHFTPADLPGKFEAGTPPIAPAIALGAAIDYLQSIGLDRIHAHEQALVAHAWERLSAIEGIRLLGPSPIEHGPDIRAGLVSFVLDRPHSHDIAQLLDNEGVAVRAGHHCTQPLHDRLGITASTRASFYLYNTLAEVDALAEALTTVRDRFKPTGRKRRPREA, from the coding sequence ATGAAGCTCGCTGAGTCCACCGCCGCACTGCTCCCCGAGTCGATCCGGGACGACTTCCCGATCCTCGCGCAGACGGTGCATGGCGATAAGCAACTCGTCTTCCTCGACTCGGCCGCCAGCAGCCAACGGCCGCGGCAGGTCATCGACGCGATCGTCCGCTGCTACGAGCACGAATACGCCAACGTCCATCGCGGCATCCATGTGCTCAGCGAGCGCGCGACCGATGGCTACGAGCTCGCCCGCCGCAAGGCGCAAGAGTTCCTCGGCGCCGAGCACGCCCACGAGGTGATCTTCACCGCAGGGACCACCGCGTCGATCAACACCGTGGCGCGCAGCTGGGGCGACGCGAACGTTGGCGCCGGCGATGAGATCCTGCTCACGCCGATGGAGCACCACTCGAACCTCGTGCCGTGGTTCCAACTCGCCGATCGCACCGGCGCGGTTATCAAGCACCTGCCAATGACGGACGACGGCCGGCTCGAAGTCGATCGGCTCGGCGAGTTCCTTACAACGAAGACAAAGCTCTTCGCGTTCACCGCGGTGAGCAACACCCTCGGCACGGTGAACCCTGTCGCCAAACTCTGCCGCCAAGCGCGGGCGGCCGGCGTTGTCACGCTCGTCGATGCGGCGCAGAGCGCGCCGCACTTGCCGACCGATGTGCGCGCGTGGGATTGCGACTTCCTCGCCCTCAGCGGCCACAAGATGTGTGGCCCCTCCGGCGTTGGTCTCTTGTACGGGCGCGAGGCGTTGCTCGACGCCATGCCGCCGTTCCTCGGCGGCGGGAGCATGATCAACCGCGTCTACGACGATCACTTCACGCCGGCCGATTTGCCGGGCAAGTTCGAAGCCGGCACGCCGCCGATCGCTCCCGCGATCGCGTTGGGCGCGGCGATCGATTACCTGCAATCCATCGGCCTCGACCGCATCCACGCCCACGAGCAAGCGCTGGTGGCGCATGCGTGGGAGCGTCTCTCGGCAATCGAGGGCATCCGCTTGCTCGGTCCATCGCCGATCGAGCACGGCCCCGACATCCGCGCGGGTCTCGTGAGCTTCGTCCTCGACCGCCCCCACTCGCACGACATCGCCCAGCTCCTCGACAACGAGGGCGTCGCTGTCCGCGCCGGCCACCACTGCACGCAGCCCCTACACGACCGCCTCGGCATCACCGCCAGCACCCGCGCCAGTTTCTATCTCTACAACACGCTGGCCGAAGTCGACGCCCTCGCCGAAGCGCTGACCACCGTCCGCGACCGCTTCAAACCCACCGGCCGCAAGCGTCGCCCCCGCGAAGCGTGA
- a CDS encoding tyrosine-type recombinase/integrase — MAHGAPEPWFRKGRGWFVTIGGKQQSLRTRDKREAYERWHDLMAAGPTVAYDAGDDPLVVDLLAMFCEWAEKHLAPSSYDWYRRYLHSFVRFLPAGLTVARLKPLAVTQWLDANPGWSASSRRAAITSVKRALSWAEQQGAIQRSPLAHVKRPSAPRRTVTLTEADKKTVLNAATDVAFRELITAAELSGVRPQELRRVEARHFDARRGTWLFPQEENKTGEATGRPRVVFLPPALVELSKRLAKENPTGPLFRNAHGGTWTANAIRCRFRRMKAKLGDRAPKGLYLYAYRHTFATDALENGLNPMTVAELLGHADASTLSRVYQHLADRHDHMSEAIRRAIGNQ; from the coding sequence ATGGCGCATGGCGCCCCTGAGCCTTGGTTCCGCAAGGGCCGCGGCTGGTTCGTGACAATCGGCGGCAAGCAGCAAAGCCTGCGCACACGCGACAAGCGCGAGGCGTATGAGCGTTGGCATGACTTGATGGCGGCCGGACCCACCGTCGCGTACGACGCCGGCGACGATCCGCTCGTCGTCGATCTGCTGGCCATGTTCTGCGAGTGGGCCGAGAAGCACCTCGCCCCCAGCAGCTACGACTGGTACCGGCGCTACCTGCACAGCTTCGTGCGATTTCTTCCCGCCGGACTGACGGTCGCACGTCTCAAGCCGCTCGCGGTAACACAGTGGCTTGACGCGAACCCCGGTTGGAGCGCCAGCAGCCGCCGTGCGGCGATCACCTCAGTGAAGCGCGCCCTATCATGGGCAGAGCAACAAGGGGCGATTCAGCGCAGTCCCCTCGCCCACGTCAAACGCCCTTCAGCGCCCCGGCGTACGGTAACGCTCACAGAAGCGGATAAGAAAACCGTCCTCAACGCGGCGACCGACGTAGCGTTCCGTGAGCTGATCACTGCCGCCGAACTGTCAGGCGTCCGTCCGCAAGAACTGCGGCGTGTCGAGGCCCGACACTTCGACGCCAGAAGGGGAACTTGGCTATTCCCCCAAGAGGAGAATAAAACGGGTGAGGCGACAGGACGGCCGCGGGTGGTGTTCTTGCCGCCCGCCCTCGTGGAGCTCTCCAAGCGACTGGCCAAGGAGAACCCGACTGGGCCTCTGTTCCGGAACGCCCACGGCGGAACGTGGACGGCCAACGCGATCCGGTGCCGCTTCCGGCGAATGAAGGCGAAGCTCGGCGACAGGGCGCCCAAGGGCCTCTACCTCTACGCTTACCGCCACACCTTTGCGACCGACGCCCTGGAAAACGGTCTCAATCCAATGACGGTGGCGGAGTTGCTGGGGCACGCGGACGCCTCAACGTTAAGCCGCGTCTACCAGCATCTCGCCGACCGGCACGACCATATGAGTGAGGCTATCCGCCGCGCTATTGGAAACCAATAA
- the sufU gene encoding Fe-S cluster assembly sulfur transfer protein SufU has protein sequence MPTEEEIYQEHILDHYEDPFHSGPLAEATHAHEDKNPLCGDVIRIALKLDEDGKVVDCAFEGEGCVISQASASMLLEALHGKTVDEVKAFTAEDMLKLYGPRLTPNRQKCCLLSWRVIQQAVHSPVQ, from the coding sequence ATGCCCACCGAAGAAGAAATCTACCAAGAGCACATCCTCGACCACTACGAGGACCCCTTCCACAGCGGGCCGCTCGCCGAGGCCACCCACGCCCACGAGGACAAGAACCCCCTCTGCGGCGACGTGATCCGCATCGCATTAAAACTCGATGAAGATGGGAAGGTCGTGGACTGCGCGTTCGAGGGCGAGGGCTGTGTCATCAGCCAAGCCTCCGCGTCGATGCTGCTCGAAGCACTCCACGGCAAGACCGTCGACGAAGTGAAGGCGTTCACCGCCGAAGACATGCTCAAACTCTACGGCCCGCGCCTCACGCCCAACCGCCAGAAGTGCTGCCTGCTGTCGTGGCGCGTGATCCAACAGGCGGTTCACTCGCCGGTTCAGTGA
- a CDS encoding glycosyltransferase family A protein, whose product MNPRVYVEHTVEPAIRPATIGVVIPVYNRQSILLETLPFVLAQSRRPHHLVIADDGSTDGTPDAAEAWLRDARPAFDWRVLRLPHRTSAHARAQAYRSLGGVDYVAFLDSDDHWPVDFLERTAAALDANPDASVALVDRRYTDLQGPSGGFRDGAPLAADPVPQLFRYGAGVASCTLLRSAGYESVGGWDPSLESAEDTMLFVTMALEGSWVHVIGEPVDYYLGTALARGEENNLSRRYAYSSLRWARVHELVLDRVRRRRPDIDDRPLRRSIARLWYIAGKELMSLGRAHGARRCFARSVKWNAVQYHGWRRLLTA is encoded by the coding sequence ATGAACCCGCGCGTCTACGTCGAACATACCGTGGAGCCCGCCATCCGTCCGGCGACGATCGGCGTGGTCATCCCGGTCTACAACCGTCAGTCAATCCTGCTCGAAACCCTGCCGTTCGTCCTCGCACAGAGCCGGCGGCCTCATCACTTGGTCATCGCCGACGATGGCTCGACCGACGGCACGCCCGACGCGGCCGAGGCATGGCTTCGCGACGCGCGACCGGCGTTCGACTGGCGAGTCCTGCGGCTGCCCCACCGCACCAGCGCCCACGCCCGGGCGCAGGCGTACCGGTCGCTCGGCGGAGTCGACTACGTCGCGTTCCTCGACTCGGACGATCACTGGCCCGTCGATTTTCTGGAGCGGACCGCCGCTGCGCTCGACGCCAATCCCGACGCGAGCGTCGCTCTCGTCGATCGTCGCTACACCGACCTCCAGGGCCCCAGCGGCGGGTTTCGCGACGGCGCCCCGCTGGCGGCCGACCCGGTCCCCCAGCTGTTCCGCTATGGCGCCGGCGTCGCGTCTTGCACGCTGTTACGATCGGCGGGCTACGAATCGGTCGGCGGTTGGGACCCGTCGCTTGAGAGCGCCGAGGACACCATGCTGTTCGTCACGATGGCGCTCGAAGGGTCGTGGGTCCATGTCATCGGTGAGCCCGTCGACTACTACCTCGGGACCGCCCTCGCACGGGGCGAAGAGAACAACCTAAGCCGCCGCTACGCCTACAGCAGCCTACGTTGGGCGCGGGTCCACGAGCTGGTGCTCGACCGGGTGCGTCGTCGCCGACCCGACATCGACGACCGCCCGCTACGCCGCAGCATCGCCCGGCTGTGGTACATCGCGGGCAAGGAGCTCATGTCTCTCGGACGGGCGCACGGCGCGCGGCGTTGCTTCGCCAGGTCCGTCAAGTGGAACGCGGTGCAGTATCACGGGTGGCGACGCTTGCTGACGGCGTGA
- a CDS encoding transaldolase family protein — protein MATPLESLVASGTKLWLDSVDPDLVEKNLAFGATGATSNPSIISDLVETGRYDTLVGELIHEGFDDEDIAWGLTDHLVETAQQEFFPVWEKTGGDDGYVSFELDPLIEDPQGDMPHDERVAKYVELGEEWAAGQPNRMIKVPGTEAGIAALERLAAAGVTLNVTLLFTLDQYERARDAVWRGAQRRDDLENFKSVYSIFVSRIDVYTEKHCPDLDSTAQGLVGILNAKRVWQSNQKFWADKGLALNQEIIFASTGTKKPEDKPWKYVEALAGSDIQTNPPATNDAAQASGLTFPRRVDEMPSPAVQTAIDAGVDFNHLHDTLMREGVQKFADPQKALLEAIASKRAELATA, from the coding sequence ATGGCCACGCCGCTCGAATCGCTCGTCGCTTCCGGCACCAAACTCTGGCTCGACTCGGTCGATCCAGACCTCGTCGAGAAGAATCTCGCCTTCGGCGCCACGGGCGCGACGTCGAACCCGTCGATCATTTCGGACCTCGTCGAGACGGGTCGGTATGACACCCTGGTAGGCGAGCTGATCCACGAGGGTTTCGACGATGAAGACATCGCCTGGGGCCTAACCGACCACCTCGTCGAGACCGCCCAGCAAGAGTTCTTCCCCGTCTGGGAGAAGACCGGCGGCGACGACGGGTACGTCAGCTTCGAACTCGACCCGCTCATCGAAGACCCCCAGGGCGACATGCCGCACGACGAGCGTGTGGCCAAGTACGTCGAGCTCGGTGAAGAGTGGGCCGCGGGCCAACCCAACCGGATGATCAAGGTCCCCGGCACCGAGGCGGGTATCGCGGCCCTCGAGCGACTCGCCGCGGCCGGCGTGACGCTCAACGTCACGCTCCTCTTCACGCTCGACCAGTACGAGCGCGCCCGCGACGCGGTGTGGCGAGGCGCACAGCGTCGCGACGACCTTGAGAACTTCAAGAGCGTCTACAGCATCTTCGTGTCGCGGATCGACGTCTACACCGAGAAGCACTGCCCCGACCTCGACTCCACGGCGCAAGGACTCGTGGGAATCCTCAACGCCAAGCGCGTCTGGCAATCGAACCAGAAGTTCTGGGCCGACAAGGGACTCGCCCTCAACCAAGAGATCATCTTCGCCAGCACCGGCACCAAGAAGCCCGAGGACAAGCCTTGGAAGTACGTCGAAGCCCTCGCCGGCAGCGACATCCAGACCAACCCGCCGGCCACCAACGACGCCGCCCAAGCGAGCGGCCTGACGTTCCCCCGCCGCGTCGACGAGATGCCGAGCCCCGCGGTGCAAACCGCGATCGACGCCGGCGTCGACTTCAATCACCTGCACGACACGCTGATGCGCGAAGGCGTGCAGAAGTTCGCCGACCCGCAGAAAGCGTTGCTGGAGGCGATCGCGTCGAAGCGCGCCGAGTTGGCGACGGCGTAA